One window of Nicotiana tomentosiformis chromosome 11, ASM39032v3, whole genome shotgun sequence genomic DNA carries:
- the LOC108949133 gene encoding uncharacterized protein, with translation MDPPLLVKLAGRPKLKRIRDKNEAVKRQGEWPAPKKGRVMPCSTCGKPGHNARGCIKLSKNVEYGQSSMSEHQKKKKQSNKGRKPMKRQRTLLDEDEGDEVPRSPTAATIEELPLSASQSSQISQASEARQFIFMPTPKVHMQQSNNNEVPDFEIPDVEFEEDPAIRPRSVSEVKSRLQQRQKQPISSGTRIINFVGDAAITGKQLEKQKMDKLKERKGNGKAQQ, from the exons ATGGATCCACCCTTATTAGTGAAGTTGGCTGGCAGACCTAAACTAAAGAGAATTAGAGATAAAAATGAGGCAGTAAAGAGACAAGGAGAATGGCCTGCTCCTAAGAAAGGCAGGGTTATGCCATGTTCAACATGTGGAAAACCTGGTCACAATGCTAGGGGTTGTATTAAG TTGTCAAAGAATGTAGAATATGGACAGTCATCTATGAGTGAACATCAGAAGAAGAAAAAGCAGTCAAACAAGGGAAGAAAACCAATGAAGAGGCAAAGAACATTACTTGATGAAGATGAAGGTGATGAAGTTCCCAGATCCCCAACTGCAGCAACAATCGAAGAACTACCATTGTCAGCATCACAGTCTAGTCAAATTAGTCAAGCAAGTGAAGCTAGACAATTTATTTTTATGCCAACACCAAAGGTGCATATGCAGCAGTCCAACAACAATGAAGTTCCTGATTTTGAGATTCCAGACGTTGAATTTGAAGAAGACCCAGCTATAAGGCCAAGAAGTGTTTCAGAGGTAAAGTCTAGACTCCAACAGAGGCAGAAACAACCAATATCAAGTGGAACAAGAATAATTAACTTTGTTGGTGATGCTGCTATAACTGGCAAGCAGTTGGAGAAACAAAAAATGGACAAGCTAAAGGAAAGAAAGGGCAATGGAAAAGCACAACAGTGA